One Miscanthus floridulus cultivar M001 chromosome 11, ASM1932011v1, whole genome shotgun sequence DNA window includes the following coding sequences:
- the LOC136494203 gene encoding 16 kDa phloem protein 2-like isoform X2, which translates to MVHGKLEVLLVSAKGLEDTDFLNNMDPFVILTCRTQEQKSSVANGAGSEPEWNETFIFTVSDETPQLHLKIMDSDLTDDDFVGEATIPLEAVFQEGSLPPAVHPVVKEEKYCGEIKLALTFTPAAHSSPGNSPP; encoded by the exons ATGGTGCACGGGAAGCTGGAGGTCCTTCTCGTCTCCGCCAAGGGCCTCGAGGACACCGATTTCCTCA ATAACATGGACCCCTTCGTGATCCTTACATGCCGCACCCAGGAGCAGAAGAGCAGCGTTGCAAATG GAGCAGGAAGCGAGCCTGAATGGAACGAGACCTTCATCTTCACAGTCTCTGACGAAACCCCGCAGCTCCATCTCAAGATCATGGACAGCGATCTCACCGATGATGATTTCGTTGGCGAAGCAAC CATCCCCCTGGAGGCTGTGTTTCAGGAAGGCAGCCTTCCTCCGGCAGTTCATCCGGTCGTCAAGGAGGAGAAATACTGCGGAGAGATCAAGCTTGCACTCACCTTCACTCCAGCAGCG CACTCTTCTCCAGGAAACTCGCCGCCCTGA
- the LOC136494203 gene encoding elicitor-responsive protein 3-like isoform X1 — translation MVHGKLEVLLVSAKGLEDTDFLNNMDPFVILTCRTQEQKSSVANGAGSEPEWNETFIFTVSDETPQLHLKIMDSDLTDDDFVGEATIPLEAVFQEGSLPPAVHPVVKEEKYCGEIKLALTFTPAAETRRPDDSIWS, via the exons ATGGTGCACGGGAAGCTGGAGGTCCTTCTCGTCTCCGCCAAGGGCCTCGAGGACACCGATTTCCTCA ATAACATGGACCCCTTCGTGATCCTTACATGCCGCACCCAGGAGCAGAAGAGCAGCGTTGCAAATG GAGCAGGAAGCGAGCCTGAATGGAACGAGACCTTCATCTTCACAGTCTCTGACGAAACCCCGCAGCTCCATCTCAAGATCATGGACAGCGATCTCACCGATGATGATTTCGTTGGCGAAGCAAC CATCCCCCTGGAGGCTGTGTTTCAGGAAGGCAGCCTTCCTCCGGCAGTTCATCCGGTCGTCAAGGAGGAGAAATACTGCGGAGAGATCAAGCTTGCACTCACCTTCACTCCAGCAGCG GAAACTCGCCGCCCTGATGACAGCATCTGGAGTTGA
- the LOC136492540 gene encoding LOW QUALITY PROTEIN: polyadenylate-binding protein 6-like (The sequence of the model RefSeq protein was modified relative to this genomic sequence to represent the inferred CDS: deleted 1 base in 1 codon) — translation MQCKCNYASLTPRVLQKVAMDFTSGISKGYGFVKFSDPHDAAHAVIELNGRLVEGRKILVRVQPSSSPVESHDNNRTLKEIDMSNLYVCNIPSSMNKAKLVELFLPFGKITHAMVVEQSNNSSKGYGFVKFVDYHCAAEAIALMNGALIEGESISVRVAGLSPSVSSSVSQHSPHSETNASPEINNCRLYVTNVPQTMPADKLVSLFMPFGQIDRVVMYAEYSLVLYADINSAAKALKHMDGYLIEGKRLVVKGSEPLPANAGSKLVKEIDMANLYVGRVPSAVTCEQLVQIFCLYGEIVQAKKFDVGYGMIRYANASSAAAAIDQLDGYQIGGSTLVVRVAGLPAESDVATFARTPQTPGNEHRQIDMTNLYVGYLPPYVTTDKLIELFLPCGQITQAKVVVDKFTGVSKGFGFVRFADAYSAATAITHMNGYPLDGHMLAVRTAGVQQSDMASYMAHFYSYFTSPDPSRMAVGIPASDWSYYYGQSAYNPYYYAESAYTTPAVHQGQGAGSAATAAGKTSQLEGLSGPEPVGSVAERDGSSVSNPAASDGSRLDVWAGPPGFESHAVAKKDATTMNTSQAWAVAKKEVSMMNTSQACSKVHMVQSEGWAGPPGFEPHAIAKKDATVMNPPQSCSKVHMSVSGSEKRTSVV, via the exons atgcaatgcaaatgcaattatgcaagcctaacacctagggtgttacaaaaggtAGCCATGGATTTCACGTCAGGTATAAGTAAAGGATATGGCTTTGTGAAGTTCTCTGACCCACACGATGCAGCCCATGCTGTTATTGAGTTGAATGGACGTCTGGTTGAGGGGAGGAAGATATTGGTTCGAGTACAACCATCAAGCTCGCCTGTGGAATCACATGACAACAACAGGACCCTCAAAGAAATCGACATGTCTAATCTATATGTCTGTAACATCCCCTCGTCCATGAACAAAGCCAAGTTGGTGGAGCTTTTCCTGCCATTTGGTAAGATCACCCATGCAATGGTGGTGGAACAATCcaataattcaagcaagggatATGGATTTGTCAAATTTGTTGATTATCATTGTGCTGCTGAGGCTATTGCACTGATGAATGGAGCACTGATTGAAGGTGAATCGATCTCGGTCAGAGTTGCTGGCCTTTCTCCGTCAGTATCCAGCTCAGTTTCACAGCATTCACCACACTCAGAAACAAATGCCTCTCCTGAAATCAACAACTGTAGACTGTACGTCACCAACGTTCCACAGACCATGCCAGCTGAC AAGCTTGTTAGTCTTTTCATGCCCTTTGGTCAGATTGACAGGGTGGTGATGTACGCGGAGTACAGTCTTGTGCTATATGCAGATATAAACTCAGCAGCGAAGGCTCTCAAGCACATGGATGGGTACCTGATTGAAGGAAAGAGGCTAGTAGTCAAGGGATCTGAGCCTCTTCCAGCCAATGCAGGTAGCAAGCTTGTAAAAGAAATTGACATGGCTAATCTGTATGTTGGCAGGGTTCCATCAGCTGTGACCTGTGAACAGCTGGTGCAGATTTTCTGCCTATATGGAGAAATTGTTCAAGCTAAGAAGTTTGATGTCGGGTATGGCATGATCAGGTATGCTAATGCTTCATCTGCTGCTGCCGCAATTGATCAATTGGATGGTTACCAGATTGGAGGAAGCACTCTGGTTGTGAGAGTTGCAGGGCTTCCTGCAGAATCTGATGTAGCCACATTTGCTCGAACCCCTCAGACACCTGGCAATGAGCACAGACAAATTGACATGACTAATCTATATGTGGGCTACCTCCCGCCGTATGTTACTACTGATAAGTTGATTGAACTTTTCCTGCCATGTGGCCAAATCACTCAAGCAAAAGTAGTTGTGGATAAGTTCACCGGTGTCAGCAAGGGATTTGGATTTGTCAGATTTGCTGATGCTTACTCTGCTGCTACTGCGATCACTCACATGAATGGTTACCCATTGGATGGGCATATGTTGGCGGTTAGAACAGCAGGTGTCCAACAGAGTGACATGGCCAGCTACATGGCACATTTCTACTCCTACTTCACTTCCCCTGATCCCTCAAGGATGGCTGTTGGAATCCCGGCATCAGACTGGTCATACTATTATGGTCAATCTGCATATAACCCATACTATTATGCTGAATCCGCATACACCACACCGGCCGTGCACCAGGGACAAGGTGCTGGATCTGCTGCGACTGCTGCTGGTAAAACATCTCAGCTGGAAGGCCTGTCTGGACCTGAACCGGTCGGTTCAGTTGCTGAGAGAGATGGCTCTTCTGTGTCAAATCCTGCTGCTTCTGATGGTTCTCGGTTGGATGTTTGGGCTGGTCCACCTGGCTTTGAGTCCCATGCTGTCGCCAAGAAAGATGCCACTACGATGAATACTTCTCAAGCTTGGGCTGTCGCCAAGAAAGAGGTCAGTATGATGAATACttctcaagcttgctcaaaggtgCATATGGTACAGTCGGAAGGTTGGGCTGGTCCACCTGGCTTTGAACCCCATGCCATCGCCAAGAAAGATGCTACTGTGATGAACCCGCCTCAATCTTGCTCAAAGGTGCATATGTCTGTCAGTGGGAGCGAGAAAAGAACTTCAGTTGTCTAA
- the LOC136494201 gene encoding phosphomannomutase-like, with protein sequence MASEARNAGVLALFDVDGTLTAPRKVVTPEMLEFMKQLRQHVTVGVVGGSDLVKITEQLGETVITDYDYVFSENGLVAHKNGQLIGIQSLKSFVGEDKLKEFINFTLHYIADLDIPIKRGTFIEFRSGMINVSPIGRNCSQEERDEFEKYDKVHNIRPKMVSVLREKFAHMNLTFSIGGQISFDVFPQGWDKTYCLRYLEEFQEIHFFGDKTYKGGNDYEIFESERTVGHTVTSPNDTAQQCRSLFMSK encoded by the exons ATGGCCTCCGAGGCAAGGAATGCGGGCGTCCTCGCGCTCTTCGACGTCGACGGCACTCTCACAGCGCCGCGCAAG GTGGTGACGCCAGAGATGCTAGAGTTCATGAAGCAGCTGCGCCAG CATGTGACTGTGGGCGTGGTTGGCGGATCTGATCTTGTGAAGATTACCGAGCAGCTCGGTGAAACAG TTATTACTGATTATGATTACGTCTTCTCTGAAAACGGCCTGGTTGCACACAAAAATGGCCAACTAATTGGAATTCAA AGTTTGAAATCATTTGTTGGAGAAGACAAGCTAAAG GAATTTATTAACTTCACTCTTCATTACATTGCTGACTTGGATATCCCAATTAAAAG GGGTACGTTCATAGAGTTCCGAAGTGGAATGATTAATGTATCTCCTATAGGAAGAAACTGTAGCCAAGAAGAACGTGATGAATTTGAGAAGTATGATAAG GTGCATAACATTCGACCTAAAATGGTGTCAGTGCTTCGTGAAAAGTTTGCACACATGAACCTGACATTTTCTATTGGAGGGCAGATTAGTTTTGAT GTATTTCCCCAAGGTTGGGACAAGACTTACTGCTTGAGATATCTTGAGGAATTTCAAGAAATCCATTTCTTTGGGGATAAGACCTACAAG GGTGGCAATGACTATGAGATATTTGAATCTGAAAGAACAGTTGGCCATACAG TTACCAGCCCCAATGACACAGCTCAGCAATGCAGATCTCTCTTCATGTCGAAATGA